One window of Mediterraneibacter gnavus ATCC 29149 genomic DNA carries:
- a CDS encoding C39 family peptidase, translating to MKKRMRKAGILLVVFVAAIFVSSLFMNNGVDDQIIDLGDPTLPRISFQKEGRTVNALAGYVNEMDVTAMRDTITPLEANGTLQIQIEEFGNKITGVEYKVYSLNGEETYLEGKQKDISDETILLDLKKGLPDEVSEAVLEVILSMEEEQAHFYTRITRPDELSLKECLDFAQDFHAKTLEKNSQEELKNYLETSAEGDNTTYQTVTIHSDADHVTWGNLSPQVVEEPEWSIKESNSVYTSLLAQYQVTCAGDTGEIETYDVREFFRIRYVQGEIYLLDYNRKMEQIFDANQKVLDQNGILLGIASSDILYETNSSGNIVSFVRNGNLWTYNVKQNELAQVFSFSNIEGNDARSRCDQHNIRIISVEKNGSTAFAVYGYMNRGAHEGEVGVDIYYYDIEKNVVQEKAFIPSTKSFAIAEEELGKMVYYNQDQNLSYILAGGKFYKIDLTKDEQTVLAKNLEEGQYTVSADGHLIAYQTSGTINTAQEIKVLNLKTDEENAVAAKSGEAIRPLGFIGSDFVYGYLRQGDVGHTAAGGELFPMYELEIRNSENEVMKTYSADKIYISDVFIEENMMTLNRVVKSGETYTVTSQDYISSNEEKKTKSITLEAFSTDLKEKQMRLTYEKGISDTVPKILRPKQVVGKKPITITLNDKSKSEKYYVYGMGELVAIYDKAAYAIQRAEQISGVVISSEQAYVWEKGNRDLVYDTETAPFGNGEGKTSLQTCEEVMAAYNAKKVDLTGCSLEQVLYIINKGLPVIAMTDANHAILLTGYSMTDITYIDPDTASQNTVSIEQMSAMIAGSGNTFIGYMK from the coding sequence ATGAAAAAAAGAATGAGAAAGGCAGGAATACTCCTTGTAGTATTTGTGGCAGCAATTTTTGTCAGCAGTCTGTTTATGAACAATGGTGTAGACGATCAGATCATCGATCTGGGAGATCCTACACTTCCGAGAATCTCATTTCAAAAGGAAGGCAGGACTGTGAATGCTCTGGCCGGCTATGTAAATGAGATGGATGTTACGGCAATGCGGGACACCATTACACCCCTGGAGGCAAACGGAACACTTCAGATACAGATTGAAGAGTTTGGAAATAAAATCACAGGCGTTGAATATAAAGTGTATTCGCTGAATGGAGAGGAAACCTATCTGGAAGGCAAACAGAAGGATATTTCTGATGAGACGATTTTGCTGGATCTGAAAAAAGGTCTTCCGGATGAAGTTTCAGAAGCTGTTCTGGAAGTGATTCTTTCCATGGAGGAGGAACAGGCTCACTTTTATACCAGAATTACAAGACCGGATGAACTTTCTTTAAAAGAATGTCTGGATTTTGCCCAGGATTTTCATGCAAAGACGCTGGAAAAAAACAGTCAGGAGGAATTGAAAAACTATCTTGAAACGAGTGCAGAAGGGGACAATACAACTTACCAGACTGTTACCATCCATTCTGATGCAGATCATGTGACATGGGGAAATCTGAGTCCGCAGGTGGTTGAGGAACCGGAGTGGAGCATTAAAGAGAGCAATTCCGTCTATACGTCGCTGCTTGCACAGTATCAGGTGACATGTGCCGGAGATACGGGAGAGATCGAGACGTATGATGTCCGCGAGTTTTTCAGGATTCGCTACGTGCAGGGGGAAATCTACCTTTTGGATTATAATCGGAAGATGGAACAGATTTTTGATGCAAATCAGAAAGTGCTGGATCAGAACGGGATTCTTCTGGGTATAGCATCGTCCGATATATTGTATGAAACAAATTCGTCAGGAAATATTGTTTCTTTCGTGAGAAATGGAAATTTATGGACATACAATGTAAAGCAGAATGAGCTTGCACAGGTATTCAGTTTTAGCAATATCGAAGGAAATGATGCTCGGAGCAGGTGTGACCAGCATAATATCCGGATCATCAGTGTGGAAAAGAATGGAAGTACTGCGTTTGCAGTTTATGGGTATATGAATCGCGGAGCACATGAGGGAGAAGTCGGAGTTGATATTTACTATTATGATATTGAAAAAAATGTAGTACAGGAAAAAGCGTTTATTCCAAGTACAAAATCATTTGCAATCGCAGAGGAAGAGCTTGGAAAAATGGTGTATTACAATCAGGATCAGAATCTTTCGTATATTCTGGCAGGCGGAAAGTTTTACAAGATAGATCTGACAAAGGATGAGCAGACAGTGTTGGCAAAAAATCTGGAAGAAGGGCAGTATACGGTGTCTGCAGACGGGCATTTGATCGCATACCAGACGTCAGGAACGATCAATACCGCACAGGAAATCAAGGTATTGAATCTGAAAACAGATGAAGAAAATGCTGTAGCCGCAAAATCAGGGGAAGCAATCAGACCGCTTGGATTTATCGGATCAGATTTTGTGTATGGATATCTGCGGCAGGGAGATGTCGGTCATACGGCAGCGGGAGGGGAACTGTTCCCGATGTATGAGCTGGAGATCAGAAATTCAGAAAATGAAGTGATGAAGACATACTCAGCAGATAAGATTTATATATCCGATGTATTTATTGAAGAAAATATGATGACTCTGAACAGGGTTGTAAAATCAGGAGAGACTTATACAGTTACCAGTCAGGATTATATCAGCAGTAACGAAGAAAAGAAGACAAAAAGTATAACTCTGGAAGCTTTCAGTACAGATTTAAAAGAAAAGCAGATGCGGCTGACTTATGAAAAAGGAATTTCCGATACTGTTCCTAAAATCCTGCGTCCGAAGCAGGTGGTGGGGAAAAAGCCGATCACGATCACGCTGAATGACAAGTCGAAGTCTGAAAAGTACTATGTATATGGAATGGGAGAACTGGTTGCGATTTACGATAAGGCGGCTTATGCAATTCAGAGAGCAGAGCAGATTTCGGGAGTAGTAATCTCATCAGAACAGGCATATGTATGGGAAAAAGGCAACAGAGATCTGGTTTATGATACAGAGACAGCACCGTTTGGAAATGGAGAAGGAAAGACCTCTCTTCAGACCTGTGAAGAGGTGATGGCAGCGTATAATGCCAAAAAAG
- a CDS encoding class I SAM-dependent methyltransferase — METIKKLLSDILNIEFVQAVLSNPRKKEGILKVKVRPIEKKGNLFFQLESFTKTQAFHENLDPISARDRLLEYMEEFRQMQASTVHMNYTVLVSKKGKVTIQKKASKGSVRPVELSHNRSKKYILEEGIPVPFLQDLGVMTKDGKIVHSRFDKFRQINRFLEFIEDILPKLEKDREITILDFGCGKSYLTFAMYYYLHVLKEYDIRIIGLDLKSDVIHHCNELSRKYGYDKLEFLVGDIADYEGVREVDMVVTLHACDTATDFALAKAVGWNAKVILSVPCCQHELNGQMQREGAGYDKLAPILDYGLLKERFAALLTDGLRAKYLEQSGYETQVLEFIDMEHTPKNILLRAVKTNQAKQGSESQVWECRKFLGIDPMLGVLLDKGTES, encoded by the coding sequence ATGGAAACGATCAAAAAATTATTATCAGATATTTTAAATATAGAATTTGTTCAGGCAGTTTTGAGCAATCCGAGGAAAAAAGAGGGAATTTTAAAGGTAAAGGTTCGGCCGATCGAGAAAAAAGGCAATTTATTTTTTCAACTGGAGTCTTTTACAAAAACACAGGCCTTTCATGAGAATCTGGACCCGATTTCGGCACGAGACCGATTGCTGGAATATATGGAAGAATTCCGGCAGATGCAGGCATCTACAGTGCATATGAATTACACTGTTTTAGTGAGCAAAAAAGGCAAGGTAACCATTCAGAAAAAAGCGTCAAAAGGCAGTGTAAGACCGGTAGAATTGTCACATAATAGAAGTAAGAAATATATTTTAGAGGAAGGAATTCCGGTTCCATTTCTCCAGGATCTGGGTGTGATGACAAAGGATGGAAAAATTGTACATTCCAGATTTGATAAATTCCGGCAGATCAACCGGTTTTTGGAATTTATTGAGGATATTCTTCCAAAACTTGAGAAAGACAGAGAGATCACGATTCTGGATTTTGGATGTGGAAAATCGTATCTGACATTTGCCATGTATTATTATCTGCATGTTCTGAAGGAATACGATATCCGTATCATCGGGTTAGATCTGAAATCGGATGTCATTCATCATTGTAATGAGTTAAGCCGCAAATATGGATATGACAAACTGGAATTTCTGGTGGGAGATATCGCGGATTATGAAGGTGTCAGAGAAGTGGATATGGTTGTGACGCTTCATGCCTGTGATACAGCGACAGATTTTGCACTTGCCAAAGCGGTGGGATGGAATGCGAAGGTCATCCTGTCGGTTCCATGCTGTCAGCATGAATTGAATGGGCAGATGCAACGGGAAGGAGCCGGATATGATAAGCTGGCGCCGATTCTGGATTATGGTCTTTTAAAAGAGCGGTTTGCGGCGCTTCTGACAGACGGACTTCGAGCGAAATATTTGGAGCAGTCTGGTTATGAGACTCAGGTTCTGGAATTTATCGATATGGAACATACGCCGAAAAATATTCTTCTGCGTGCAGTAAAGACGAATCAGGCAAAACAGGGGAGTGAAAGCCAGGTTTGGGAGTGCAGGAAATTTTTGGGGATTGACCCAATGCTGGGAGTGTTATTAGATAAGGGGACAGAATCATGA
- a CDS encoding HAMP domain-containing sensor histidine kinase yields the protein MSKWYKSALVKGILIFLSVLSAITALLSLVIISTYSVSVKEIWNKKPTEYTDSKEFENQMCRATMDVLGQISYEDIFETDGKNNPDKLIDIMQYGYNGRHYDEETERLRYKLSDLQKWSEEYQNNYATQENPIVVCQKADKTYHYYYWDEFLSLLKKKTLTVDIDGYTSDEIVNALASGNVSLSQFAGHDILDEKGETVYRDFWGFSGAIEEEARPDGGNNILDVVNQTPQLNGKLSEVYAQLGSILSNLYYDFQSYQNSAEWTEGNTNFAYIFVDKETKKVYTNRKEYQDYNSVKENISDIQKNAKYMIVQPKLSDFKTNMDITANDWKEFVKSQRRNSNGDFIFAAAVDTRFSIQDSFYLDKKLYDEYAPYINRAVILLGAAVLLIIVSLIWLTVVAGRNNRSDGVHLNVFDRWKTELAAVFVIGIWIIPMMFWMNNGNMALGYFAESTDLMTATIGYSYEYASGYVPTMQDMIQLACTAAYTMIMFLVGYLSLVRRIKAGTMWKNSVLYAFCRFFRIFWRNRNVVWRMVVSGVILIGIHWMLALFRTPGFVLITLAADAFIVYYLVLNAIAKNKIIKGIKAVAGGDLEYQISLEHLRGEQREVAEMLNDIGTGLQKAVEKSVKSERLKTDLITNVSHDIKTPLTSIINYVDILKRSNIEDPKIQGYLEILEAKAQRLKTLTEDVVEASKVSSGNINLQLMDVNLVEMMNQTTGEFAEKFEHKNLELIQTLPNEPAIIHVDGRRMWRVLENLYNNAAKYAMPGTRIYADLRTDKDEVIFSLKNVSEYPLNFSADELTERFIRGDISRSTEGSGLGLSIAKSLVQMQGGKLELYLDGDLFKATVRFRKADKKEQDSCFFRENSEEE from the coding sequence ATGAGTAAATGGTATAAAAGTGCGCTTGTAAAAGGCATTTTGATCTTTCTTTCTGTTCTTTCGGCAATTACGGCACTGCTGAGTCTGGTGATTATTTCCACATATTCTGTAAGTGTAAAAGAAATCTGGAATAAAAAGCCGACAGAGTATACAGATTCCAAAGAATTTGAGAATCAGATGTGCCGGGCTACGATGGATGTTTTAGGTCAGATTTCCTATGAAGATATTTTCGAGACAGATGGAAAAAACAATCCGGATAAGCTGATCGATATCATGCAGTATGGATATAACGGAAGGCACTATGATGAAGAGACGGAAAGACTGCGGTATAAACTCTCGGATCTTCAGAAATGGAGTGAGGAGTATCAAAATAACTATGCAACGCAGGAAAATCCCATCGTTGTCTGTCAAAAAGCAGATAAAACCTATCATTACTATTACTGGGATGAATTTTTAAGTCTGCTGAAAAAGAAAACGCTGACAGTGGATATAGATGGATATACATCTGATGAGATTGTAAATGCACTGGCTTCTGGAAATGTGAGTCTCAGTCAATTTGCCGGACATGATATTCTGGATGAAAAAGGCGAGACGGTGTACCGGGATTTCTGGGGATTCAGTGGTGCCATTGAAGAAGAGGCGCGGCCGGATGGAGGAAATAATATTCTGGATGTTGTAAATCAGACGCCGCAGCTGAATGGAAAGCTGAGTGAAGTGTATGCACAATTGGGCAGCATCCTGTCAAATCTTTATTATGATTTCCAGTCTTATCAGAACAGTGCAGAATGGACAGAGGGAAATACAAACTTTGCCTATATTTTTGTTGATAAAGAAACAAAAAAAGTTTATACAAATCGCAAGGAATATCAGGATTACAACAGTGTAAAAGAAAATATCTCAGATATTCAGAAAAATGCGAAGTATATGATTGTTCAGCCAAAGCTTTCTGATTTTAAGACCAATATGGATATCACAGCAAATGACTGGAAGGAGTTTGTAAAGTCACAGCGCAGAAACAGCAACGGTGATTTTATTTTTGCAGCGGCAGTAGATACCAGGTTTTCAATACAGGATTCTTTTTATCTGGATAAGAAATTATATGATGAATATGCACCTTATATCAATCGTGCGGTGATCCTGCTCGGTGCGGCAGTATTACTGATAATCGTGAGTTTGATATGGCTGACAGTGGTCGCCGGAAGAAACAACCGAAGTGACGGAGTGCATTTGAATGTATTTGACAGATGGAAAACGGAGCTTGCAGCAGTGTTTGTGATTGGGATCTGGATAATTCCGATGATGTTCTGGATGAATAATGGGAATATGGCCCTCGGGTATTTTGCAGAAAGCACGGATTTGATGACTGCAACGATCGGATATTCTTATGAATATGCATCCGGATATGTTCCGACAATGCAAGATATGATCCAACTTGCATGTACAGCGGCTTATACCATGATCATGTTCCTGGTCGGATATCTGAGCCTGGTCCGCAGGATAAAAGCGGGAACGATGTGGAAGAACAGCGTATTGTATGCGTTTTGCAGATTCTTTAGAATATTCTGGAGAAACAGAAATGTGGTGTGGAGAATGGTTGTATCAGGGGTGATACTGATTGGAATCCACTGGATGCTGGCATTATTCAGAACGCCGGGATTTGTGCTGATCACGCTGGCAGCAGATGCATTCATTGTGTATTATCTGGTATTGAATGCGATTGCAAAGAATAAAATCATAAAAGGAATCAAAGCAGTTGCAGGAGGAGATCTGGAATATCAGATTTCTCTGGAACATCTCAGAGGAGAACAGCGTGAAGTAGCAGAAATGCTGAATGATATCGGAACCGGATTGCAGAAGGCTGTGGAAAAAAGCGTGAAAAGCGAGCGTCTGAAAACGGATCTGATCACAAATGTATCTCATGATATCAAAACACCGCTAACTTCCATTATCAATTACGTGGATATCCTGAAACGATCCAATATTGAAGATCCTAAGATACAGGGGTATCTGGAAATTTTGGAGGCAAAAGCACAGCGTCTGAAAACATTGACAGAGGATGTTGTAGAAGCATCCAAGGTGAGCAGCGGGAATATCAATCTGCAGTTGATGGATGTCAATCTGGTAGAGATGATGAATCAGACGACGGGAGAGTTTGCAGAAAAATTTGAACATAAGAATCTGGAGCTGATTCAGACACTTCCAAATGAGCCGGCGATTATTCATGTAGATGGAAGAAGAATGTGGAGAGTATTGGAAAATCTTTATAATAATGCGGCGAAGTATGCAATGCCGGGGACGAGAATTTATGCAGATCTGCGCACTGATAAGGATGAAGTGATATTTTCTTTGAAAAATGTTTCGGAGTATCCGCTCAATTTCTCAGCAGATGAACTGACAGAACGTTTTATTCGCGGTGATATTTCAAGGAGTACCGAAGGAAGCGGACTGGGATTATCGATTGCGAAAAGTCTGGTACAGATGCAGGGCGGAAAACTGGAATTATATCTGGACGGAGATCTTTTTAAGGCGACAGTTCGTTTTAGAAAAGCAGATAAAAAAGAACAAGATTCATGTTTTTTCAGAGAGAATTCTGAAGAAGAGTAG
- a CDS encoding response regulator transcription factor, whose product MYSILVCDDDKEIVEAIEIYLTQEGYQVLKAYDGMQALKMLETETVHLLILDVMMPRLDGIRATLKIRETNSIPIIILSAKSEDADKILGLNIGADDYMTKPFNPLELVARVKSQLRRYTQLGGNVSSTQETIYEVGGLRINDDLKEVTVDGEMVRLTPIEYNILLLLMKNQGRVFSINQIYESIWNEDAIGADNTVAVHIRHIREKIEINPKEPRYLKVVWGVGYKIEKL is encoded by the coding sequence ATGTATAGTATTTTAGTTTGTGATGATGATAAAGAAATAGTAGAAGCAATTGAAATATATCTTACACAGGAAGGGTATCAGGTTCTGAAGGCTTATGATGGGATGCAGGCATTAAAGATGCTGGAGACGGAAACGGTGCATCTTTTGATTCTGGATGTTATGATGCCGCGTCTGGACGGGATCAGGGCGACTTTGAAGATCCGTGAAACGAACAGTATTCCAATTATCATTTTATCGGCAAAATCTGAAGATGCGGATAAGATTCTGGGGTTGAATATCGGAGCGGATGATTATATGACAAAACCATTCAATCCACTGGAGCTGGTTGCAAGAGTGAAATCTCAGCTTCGTCGTTACACACAGCTTGGCGGGAATGTGAGTAGTACGCAGGAGACGATTTATGAGGTTGGCGGCCTTCGGATCAATGATGATCTGAAAGAAGTAACGGTAGACGGAGAAATGGTGCGCCTTACTCCGATTGAATACAATATTTTATTGCTTTTGATGAAGAATCAGGGAAGAGTATTTTCGATTAATCAGATTTACGAATCCATCTGGAATGAAGATGCAATCGGAGCGGATAATACGGTAGCAGTACATATTCGTCATATCCGGGAGAAGATTGAGATCAATCCAAAGGAACCGCGATATTTGAAAGTGGTATGGGGAGTAGGATATAAGATCGAGAAATTATAG
- a CDS encoding GH25 family lysozyme: MQIKGLDVSEFQGNVDWEKVKAAGYQFAMLRAGYGFNTIDPQFKRNASECNRIGLPIGVYWFCYALTPEIARQEADGCLKAISGYRLDYPVCYDIEQASVNYAAQNGVAFTPETVGKIVQNFCDRMEKNGYFAMYYSNRNFLKTYRLLSLSSRYALWYAFYNSKLDNTDCQMWQFTSQGEIAGISGDVDLDYVFVDYPSIIKNAGLNHLSQKPKPPAPQYTAYVIRSGDTLSEIAQRFGTTIATLQALNNIQNPNLIYAGNTIRIPKS; this comes from the coding sequence ATGCAAATAAAAGGACTGGATGTCAGCGAATTTCAAGGAAATGTAGATTGGGAAAAGGTCAAAGCCGCAGGCTATCAGTTTGCCATGCTCCGTGCCGGCTATGGTTTTAACACGATTGATCCACAATTTAAACGCAATGCCTCAGAATGTAACCGGATTGGTCTCCCGATCGGAGTCTATTGGTTCTGCTATGCCCTGACTCCGGAGATTGCACGCCAGGAAGCTGATGGCTGTCTCAAAGCAATCTCCGGTTATCGTCTCGATTATCCTGTATGCTACGATATTGAACAGGCATCTGTAAACTATGCCGCACAAAACGGAGTTGCTTTCACACCGGAAACCGTAGGGAAAATTGTGCAGAATTTTTGTGACAGAATGGAAAAAAACGGATATTTTGCAATGTATTACAGCAACCGGAATTTCCTCAAAACGTACCGTCTTCTGTCACTTTCTTCAAGATATGCACTGTGGTACGCTTTTTATAACAGCAAGCTGGATAATACAGACTGCCAGATGTGGCAATTCACAAGTCAGGGAGAGATCGCCGGAATATCCGGGGACGTTGATCTGGACTATGTTTTTGTTGATTATCCTTCTATTATAAAAAATGCAGGACTAAATCATTTGTCTCAGAAACCGAAACCACCCGCCCCGCAATATACCGCTTATGTGATACGATCCGGAGATACGCTGAGTGAAATTGCCCAGCGATTTGGAACAACTATTGCCACTTTGCAAGCATTAAACAACATTCAAAATCCAAATCTGATCTATGCCGGGAATACAATACGGATTCCAAAATCCTGA
- a CDS encoding tyrosine-type recombinase/integrase, translating into MGKDLKGNPLPPGIMQRKSGIYRGRFYYKGETYTKDNADLKKLVQEMEDLRYEVKHGLKGKGDNITLDTWFDIWLNTHKKRTIKESTQVRYDDFYRRYIKKQIGKQRVADFNPIILERLLQNMADDDYSTKTIRDVYNILNAMFKYAVHNRILTFNPCAGVEVPKTKTKQIRVLTVKEQREVLEHAKERIHENLIQVALGTGMRGGELLGLTWDDVDFRKREISVNKTLVYIKDKETKKYVFKYQTPKTKNSIRTIPMQDSVYKALKRQWIQLKEMQLSASEWQPLEGFENLVFVGKNGKPITEHTFQVTLDWIEKSINKERKKQAEKNKTVFIPIPHFYPHALRHTFATRCFEAGIDAKVVQGFLGHYSIAITLDLYTHVTDDKAKSEMDKLQNLYKEII; encoded by the coding sequence TTGGGCAAGGACTTAAAAGGAAATCCATTACCGCCGGGAATTATGCAGAGAAAAAGCGGAATTTACAGAGGGCGGTTTTATTACAAAGGAGAAACGTATACAAAAGATAATGCGGACTTAAAAAAGTTAGTTCAAGAAATGGAAGATTTACGCTATGAAGTCAAGCATGGGTTGAAAGGAAAGGGCGATAATATCACTCTGGATACATGGTTTGATATCTGGCTGAATACCCATAAGAAGCGGACTATCAAGGAGAGTACACAAGTACGTTATGATGATTTTTACAGACGTTACATAAAGAAGCAGATAGGAAAACAACGTGTGGCAGATTTTAATCCGATTATTTTGGAACGTCTGCTTCAGAATATGGCAGATGATGATTACAGCACAAAGACTATACGGGATGTGTATAATATTCTCAATGCTATGTTCAAATATGCAGTGCATAACAGGATTCTTACATTCAACCCATGTGCAGGAGTGGAAGTTCCCAAAACAAAGACAAAACAGATACGGGTACTGACTGTGAAAGAACAACGGGAAGTATTGGAACACGCAAAGGAGAGAATACACGAGAATCTCATACAGGTAGCACTCGGAACGGGAATGCGTGGCGGAGAACTGCTTGGGCTTACATGGGATGATGTAGATTTTCGGAAACGGGAAATTTCTGTAAATAAAACGTTGGTGTATATCAAAGATAAGGAAACAAAGAAGTATGTATTCAAGTACCAGACACCAAAGACAAAGAACAGTATACGGACGATTCCCATGCAGGACAGTGTGTATAAGGCTTTAAAACGTCAGTGGATTCAGTTGAAAGAAATGCAGTTGTCAGCTAGTGAATGGCAACCATTAGAGGGATTTGAAAATCTTGTGTTTGTTGGAAAGAACGGAAAACCGATTACAGAACACACCTTTCAAGTGACGTTAGACTGGATAGAAAAATCTATCAATAAGGAACGAAAAAAGCAGGCAGAGAAAAACAAGACAGTGTTTATACCGATTCCGCATTTTTATCCACATGCACTTCGTCATACTTTTGCAACGCGTTGTTTTGAAGCCGGGATTGACGCAAAGGTAGTACAAGGATTCCTCGGACATTATTCCATAGCAATCACACTGGATTTGTATACGCACGTCACAGATGATAAAGCAAAATCGGAAATGGATAAATTACAGAATTTGTATAAGGAAATCATATAA